In Sodalis ligni, a single genomic region encodes these proteins:
- the cybC gene encoding cytochrome b562 has translation MKIKAVAMLSLTLLMLSPLAAQARDLGDDMDALAANYSAVMKTDDPATLQHALNGMHDAALDARNGTPPKLKGQPADSAQMKDFRQGITDLIGQIEQAQALAQKGDIKQAKAVAAQFKQTEKVNHAKFR, from the coding sequence ATGAAAATAAAAGCAGTAGCAATGTTGTCGTTAACCCTTCTCATGTTAAGTCCGCTGGCGGCGCAGGCCCGCGATCTCGGCGACGACATGGACGCCTTGGCGGCCAATTACAGCGCGGTAATGAAAACCGACGATCCGGCCACTCTTCAGCATGCGCTGAACGGCATGCACGATGCGGCGCTGGATGCGCGCAACGGCACCCCGCCCAAGCTTAAAGGACAGCCGGCCGACAGCGCGCAGATGAAAGACTTTCGTCAAGGCATCACGGATCTCATCGGCCAGATAGAGCAGGCGCAGGCCCTGGCGCAAAAGGGCGATATCAAGCAAGCCAAGGCAGTGGCGGCGCAATTCAAACAAACCGAAAAAGTCAATCACGCCAAATTCCGCTAA
- a CDS encoding NAD-dependent succinate-semialdehyde dehydrogenase, producing the protein MHENSSIQDHILFNTGYLVNGEWHRGKETFDVLNPATGEVIANVAKSGKTETEAAIAAAAAAFPAWRAKTAKERSEILYRWYNLIMENQPYLAKLMTAEQGKPVKEAAGEVAYAASFIQWFAEQAKRANGEIIPPAKAHSRILATREPVGVVAAITPWNFPLAMLTRKLGPALAAGCTALIKPANNTPLSAFALLALAHQAGVPKGVVNGVAGDTAAISDAIMASSDVRKITFTGSTAVGKTLMRHAADTMKKISLELGGNAPYIVFDDADIDAAVAGAVANKFRNAGQVCVSVNRFYIQAGVNDEFVRRLAEEVAKLKVGNGMDDGVVVGPLINQAGVDKVQEHVRDALAKGGRAVIGGQPHALGGNFYQPTVIAEANEQMTLAHEETFGPLAACFRFDTEEEVIARANNTPFGLAAYFYTQNLQRVFRVSAMLESGMVGVNECAVSTELGPFGGVKESGLGREGSVLGLDEYLEVKTLHIGGL; encoded by the coding sequence ATGCACGAAAATTCATCTATTCAGGATCATATCCTGTTTAACACCGGCTACCTGGTTAACGGCGAGTGGCATCGTGGCAAAGAGACGTTTGACGTGCTTAATCCGGCCACCGGGGAGGTGATTGCCAACGTGGCCAAAAGCGGCAAAACCGAAACCGAGGCCGCCATCGCCGCGGCCGCCGCCGCTTTTCCCGCCTGGCGGGCCAAGACCGCTAAAGAACGCTCTGAAATCCTGTATCGCTGGTACAATTTAATCATGGAAAACCAGCCGTATCTGGCAAAACTGATGACCGCCGAACAGGGTAAACCGGTAAAAGAGGCCGCGGGCGAAGTGGCTTATGCCGCCAGCTTTATCCAGTGGTTCGCCGAGCAGGCCAAACGCGCCAACGGCGAGATTATCCCCCCCGCCAAGGCGCATTCCCGCATCCTCGCCACGCGCGAGCCGGTAGGGGTGGTTGCGGCCATCACGCCGTGGAATTTCCCCCTGGCCATGTTGACCCGCAAGCTGGGTCCGGCCTTGGCGGCCGGCTGTACCGCCCTGATCAAACCCGCCAATAATACCCCGCTTTCGGCATTTGCCCTCTTGGCGCTGGCGCACCAGGCCGGTGTGCCAAAAGGGGTGGTAAACGGCGTGGCGGGTGATACCGCTGCCATCAGCGATGCCATCATGGCCAGCTCCGACGTCCGTAAGATAACCTTCACCGGTTCTACGGCGGTGGGGAAGACCCTGATGCGCCACGCTGCCGACACCATGAAAAAAATCTCCCTGGAACTGGGGGGCAACGCGCCCTATATCGTATTTGATGATGCGGATATCGACGCCGCGGTGGCAGGGGCCGTTGCCAATAAATTCCGCAACGCGGGCCAGGTATGCGTCAGCGTGAACCGCTTCTATATCCAGGCGGGGGTGAATGATGAATTTGTCCGCCGTCTGGCGGAGGAAGTGGCGAAACTCAAGGTAGGCAACGGCATGGATGACGGCGTGGTAGTCGGGCCGCTTATCAACCAGGCCGGTGTGGATAAGGTTCAAGAGCATGTCAGGGATGCGCTGGCCAAAGGGGGGCGCGCGGTGATCGGCGGCCAGCCCCATGCCCTCGGAGGTAATTTCTATCAGCCGACGGTCATCGCCGAGGCCAATGAGCAGATGACGCTGGCCCATGAGGAAACCTTCGGCCCCTTGGCGGCCTGCTTCCGCTTCGATACCGAAGAGGAGGTGATAGCAAGGGCCAACAATACTCCTTTCGGCCTGGCGGCGTATTTTTATACCCAGAACCTGCAGCGGGTCTTTCGCGTTTCGGCGATGCTGGAAAGCGGCATGGTGGGGGTGAACGAATGCGCGGTGTCTACTGAGCTTGGGCCGTTCGGCGGCGTTAAGGAATCGGGACTGGGCCGGGAAGGTTCGGTATTGGGCCTGGATGAATATCTGGAAGTGAAAACGCTGCATATCGGCGGCCTGTGA
- the yjgA gene encoding ribosome biogenesis factor YjgA translates to MSKQPDDWLDEQPDAQPDEDEDEIIWVSKSEIKRDAEALKKLGVELVELGKNGLEKIPLDDDLLAAIELAQRIKKEGRRRQIQLIGKMLRARDVEPIHQALDKLKNRHNQQITLFHKLETLRDHLIEQGDDGVAEVMAVYPEADRQQLRSLVRNAQKELAAGKPGKTARLIFQYLRSVAAAD, encoded by the coding sequence ATGAGCAAACAACCGGACGACTGGCTCGACGAACAGCCAGACGCGCAACCCGATGAAGATGAAGACGAAATCATTTGGGTCAGCAAAAGCGAAATCAAACGCGACGCCGAAGCGCTGAAAAAGCTCGGGGTTGAACTGGTGGAACTGGGCAAAAACGGACTGGAAAAAATCCCCCTCGACGACGATCTGCTGGCGGCCATAGAGCTGGCGCAGCGGATCAAAAAAGAGGGCCGCCGCCGCCAGATCCAGCTGATTGGCAAAATGCTGCGCGCCCGGGATGTGGAACCCATCCATCAGGCGCTGGACAAGCTGAAAAACCGGCATAACCAGCAGATAACACTGTTCCATAAGCTGGAAACGCTGCGGGATCATCTCATTGAACAGGGAGATGACGGCGTGGCGGAAGTGATGGCCGTCTATCCCGAGGCGGACAGGCAGCAGTTGCGCTCGCTGGTACGCAACGCGCAAAAAGAACTGGCGGCCGGCAAACCGGGGAAGACCGCCCGCTTGATTTTCCAGTACCTGAGGTCAGTTGCCGCGGCGGATTAA
- a CDS encoding glycine-rich SFCGS family protein: MGQVTVVIGDRLGKGQKVAQGIEQAGGKAIVVPGMAADMKLGDVMQKEQADFGISFCGSGGAGAITAQNKYGYKAKYGMRSIEEGVTAIQEGCKVLGFGFMDKEELGKKLIETWLKKYGAA, translated from the coding sequence ATGGGTCAGGTAACAGTGGTCATCGGCGATCGTTTGGGTAAAGGCCAGAAAGTGGCCCAGGGCATTGAGCAGGCCGGCGGCAAAGCGATTGTCGTGCCCGGCATGGCCGCGGATATGAAGCTAGGGGACGTCATGCAAAAAGAGCAGGCGGATTTCGGCATCTCTTTTTGCGGCAGCGGCGGCGCCGGAGCCATTACCGCGCAGAATAAATACGGTTATAAAGCGAAATACGGCATGAGGTCCATTGAAGAGGGCGTCACTGCTATTCAGGAAGGATGCAAAGTGCTGGGTTTCGGTTTTATGGATAAGGAAGAGTTGGGGAAAAAGCTGATTGAAACCTGGCTTAAAAAATACGGCGCCGCCTGA
- the aaeB gene encoding p-hydroxybenzoic acid efflux pump subunit AaeB — MLYPIFIRCRFAIKLTFAVLLALFVGFHFQMETPRWSALTAAIVAGGPAFAAGGEPFAGAIKYRGMLRIIGTFIGCIGALVIITTTIRAPVVMLLLSCIWAGFCTWYSSLVKVQNSYALALSGYTALIIIVGIQTAPLTAPQYAIERCSEIVLGILCAILADVLFSPRSIKQDIDRAVDRLLLDQYHLLMLCLNNAPKEDIDKSWGDLVKRTTALDGMRSNLMMESSHWTRCNRRLRAMNTLSLTLITQACETYLILQTHPEFVNTQLLLLFNEPVVTVADIHKRMKLMRQVIADTPARRTPHTLYTWVGTATRFLLLIKGVKNNTRISKIEEQVLEDQVIVAAPSAEHHHALINGLRTGVATALGFLFWLWTGWTSGSGAVIMITVITALAMRAPNPMMVCKDLLYGMTAALPVGAVFYMYIMPATQQSLLLLFISLGILTFIVGFAVQKQILGSIGLMAGTLTIIGLTNPMSFSINGFLDGAMGQIIGCALATLVVMLIRDSSKARIGRVLLNRFVFGAVSALSTNKARRRENHLPALYQQLFQLLTLFPSDIAKYRLALMLIISHQRLRTVDIPVNADLSAYHRRIRATADRVINARNEIRRGEHFNRLLEEMGIYRQKLLDYDAPAAVIEPVERLTDTLLRYRHALSG; from the coding sequence ATGCTTTATCCTATTTTCATACGCTGCCGTTTCGCGATTAAATTGACCTTCGCCGTACTGCTGGCGCTGTTTGTCGGTTTCCATTTTCAAATGGAGACGCCGCGCTGGTCGGCGCTGACCGCGGCCATCGTCGCGGGCGGGCCGGCCTTTGCCGCCGGCGGCGAGCCATTTGCCGGCGCCATTAAGTATCGCGGCATGCTGCGTATCATCGGTACCTTTATCGGCTGTATCGGCGCCCTGGTGATTATCACCACCACCATCCGGGCGCCGGTGGTCATGCTGTTGCTGAGCTGTATTTGGGCGGGCTTCTGTACCTGGTACTCTTCGCTGGTCAAAGTGCAAAACTCTTATGCGCTGGCGCTTTCCGGCTACACCGCGCTGATTATCATTGTCGGCATCCAGACGGCGCCCCTGACGGCGCCGCAATATGCCATCGAACGCTGCAGCGAGATAGTCCTGGGCATCCTTTGCGCCATTCTGGCGGACGTGCTGTTTTCTCCCCGCTCCATCAAGCAGGATATCGATCGGGCGGTGGATCGGCTTTTGCTGGATCAATATCACTTGCTGATGTTGTGTCTTAATAACGCGCCGAAAGAAGATATTGATAAATCCTGGGGCGATTTGGTTAAGCGGACCACCGCCCTGGATGGCATGCGCAGTAATCTGATGATGGAATCTTCCCATTGGACCCGCTGCAACCGTCGCCTGAGGGCCATGAATACCCTGTCCCTGACGCTGATTACCCAGGCCTGCGAAACCTACCTGATTTTGCAAACCCATCCTGAGTTCGTTAATACCCAATTGCTGCTGTTGTTCAACGAGCCGGTGGTCACGGTAGCGGATATCCATAAGCGGATGAAGCTGATGCGCCAGGTGATCGCCGATACCCCGGCCAGACGGACTCCCCATACGCTTTATACCTGGGTGGGCACCGCCACGCGTTTTCTGCTGTTGATTAAAGGGGTTAAAAACAATACCCGTATCAGTAAAATCGAAGAGCAGGTCCTGGAGGATCAGGTGATTGTCGCCGCCCCGTCGGCGGAGCACCATCATGCCTTAATCAACGGCCTTCGAACCGGAGTGGCCACCGCGCTGGGCTTCCTGTTCTGGCTGTGGACCGGTTGGACCTCCGGCAGCGGCGCGGTGATAATGATTACCGTCATTACCGCCCTGGCGATGCGGGCGCCCAATCCGATGATGGTATGTAAAGATCTGCTCTACGGCATGACGGCGGCGCTGCCCGTCGGCGCTGTCTTCTATATGTACATCATGCCGGCGACCCAGCAAAGCCTGCTGCTGCTGTTCATTTCCCTGGGCATTTTGACGTTTATTGTCGGTTTCGCGGTGCAAAAACAGATATTGGGATCCATTGGCCTGATGGCTGGTACGCTCACGATTATCGGCCTGACCAATCCCATGTCGTTTTCCATCAACGGTTTCCTCGACGGCGCCATGGGTCAAATCATCGGCTGCGCGTTGGCGACGCTGGTGGTGATGTTGATTCGGGACAGTTCCAAAGCCCGCATCGGCCGGGTGCTGCTGAACCGGTTTGTGTTTGGCGCGGTATCGGCATTGTCCACCAATAAGGCCCGGCGCAGAGAAAATCATCTGCCGGCGTTATATCAGCAACTGTTCCAGTTGCTGACGCTGTTTCCCAGCGATATCGCCAAGTATCGCCTGGCGTTGATGTTGATCATCTCCCACCAGCGCCTGCGTACGGTGGATATCCCGGTGAATGCGGATTTATCGGCGTATCACCGCCGGATCCGCGCCACCGCCGACCGGGTGATCAATGCCCGCAATGAAATTCGCCGCGGCGAGCATTTCAACCGACTGTTGGAAGAGATGGGTATCTATCGGCAAAAGCTGCTGGATTATGACGCGCCCGCCGCCGTCATCGAACCGGTGGAGCGCTTAACCGATACGCTATTACGTTACCGGCATGCACTAAGCGGTTAA
- a CDS encoding DUF4311 domain-containing protein: MFLIILIKSLIIGGLVGFGVGAGAARMFHAPTIQGMGAFRTLGELNSCEGDPASHFSFGLGFFFNAWASSVAAGSFTQDVDHRIIPHWGAAVLMIKNRRLDQTMHDPRRMAIACGIIGMVVVAFLNSTASAVPAALQVTAVKVLVPAANILVNTVMPVIFWLAAIDAGKRSGFWATIFGGLAQLIMGNAVPGLVLGILIGKGVEEGGWNKITGIMMTAIVALFVLSGFFRGFDMKMLQSFSLGVPGWLDAIHNQLSGK; encoded by the coding sequence ATGTTTCTCATCATTTTAATCAAGTCTCTTATTATCGGCGGGCTGGTGGGATTTGGCGTGGGCGCCGGAGCGGCCCGTATGTTCCATGCTCCCACCATTCAGGGCATGGGGGCGTTTCGTACCTTGGGAGAGCTGAATTCGTGCGAAGGGGATCCTGCATCCCATTTTTCCTTCGGCCTGGGATTTTTCTTTAACGCCTGGGCGTCTTCGGTGGCGGCCGGGTCTTTTACCCAGGATGTGGATCATCGCATTATCCCGCACTGGGGCGCGGCGGTGCTGATGATAAAAAACCGCCGGCTAGACCAGACCATGCACGATCCGCGGCGTATGGCCATTGCCTGCGGCATCATCGGCATGGTGGTGGTGGCGTTTCTTAACTCCACGGCTTCCGCCGTTCCGGCCGCGCTGCAGGTGACGGCGGTGAAGGTGCTGGTGCCTGCCGCCAATATTCTGGTGAACACCGTGATGCCGGTTATTTTCTGGCTGGCGGCCATTGATGCCGGCAAACGTTCGGGTTTTTGGGCGACGATTTTCGGCGGCCTGGCGCAATTGATCATGGGCAACGCCGTGCCGGGACTGGTGCTGGGGATTCTGATCGGCAAAGGGGTGGAAGAGGGCGGCTGGAACAAGATTACCGGCATCATGATGACGGCCATCGTGGCGCTGTTTGTCCTGAGCGGATTTTTCCGCGGTTTCGATATGAAAATGCTGCAGTCTTTCAGCCTGGGCGTTCCCGGCTGGCTGGACGCTATCCATAACCAGCTGAGCGGTAAATAA
- a CDS encoding PRD domain-containing protein, with translation MSAALIEKVLAGIMEMMKTRNIQVNTVQEQMLHSHVRAMVLRSLTGEPLPEVDESLFDEISPDSMLMAKKVVNELGNLPVEEAYLLSVHFEVAKDNTAK, from the coding sequence TTGTCCGCGGCGCTGATCGAAAAAGTGTTGGCGGGCATCATGGAGATGATGAAAACGAGAAATATTCAGGTCAATACCGTGCAGGAACAAATGCTGCATTCCCATGTCCGGGCAATGGTTCTGCGGTCCCTTACCGGTGAGCCGTTACCCGAGGTGGATGAAAGCCTGTTTGACGAAATCTCTCCGGATTCCATGTTAATGGCAAAAAAAGTGGTAAATGAATTAGGCAATTTACCGGTGGAAGAGGCCTATTTATTATCGGTTCATTTTGAAGTGGCGAAAGACAATACCGCTAAATAA
- a CDS encoding DUF4312 family protein, producing MEEQSVIKVRVAGKGETKNGALAAALSQVQPSVMKSTGAVLLRIEPMQVDVVSAEEIRTVEKFLFFFLPREKRSYSVVLDITVSIIMIDPEKIPFSQR from the coding sequence ATGGAAGAGCAGTCGGTCATTAAAGTCAGGGTGGCGGGCAAAGGCGAAACCAAGAACGGTGCGCTGGCCGCCGCGTTAAGCCAGGTTCAGCCGTCGGTAATGAAATCCACCGGCGCCGTTTTGCTGCGTATCGAACCCATGCAGGTGGACGTGGTGAGCGCGGAAGAAATCCGCACGGTGGAAAAATTTCTTTTTTTCTTTCTGCCCAGGGAAAAGAGGAGCTACAGCGTGGTGTTGGATATTACGGTCAGCATCATCATGATCGATCCCGAAAAAATCCCTTTTTCTCAGCGTTAA
- a CDS encoding dermonecrotic toxin domain-containing protein translates to MSAALFSTVIAPVRRALQVLAQGLMAVAMPFPAVSGAAPGRSAAVLAPPPINAITEVAATLPSEALAYPETVTLKALLATKLNLSSETLLPPETTTQNTMFRGPFWAAPYVQLRHYLRDSYPAITNIVAQQLAEAISRRFGVSLNPDHCFLHQNDPSRSTPDSPVSQGLEDRPKGSLTLTEFAIKKYFTGEAEDLAALDDDYGVYRGNASVTGTRRGDLLPFKPSDLDPLLDSLKLTAVYQHALHHYRRVNQEFHALANLIHIVNGLSHHREQPSPGDIGIYMQALGLGEDGRHRLNISLFDINGCLATDLAVIEAPGAPDVLLYLPRAQQPFRRFENGAAMREWVVGQSRDSFARQELLKHFALRDSKGSDVIFGRWGVERWLENIADYPEHIWQNKEKASGLLYEIVSERQLERAWADAAYLPDVRQARPQNGYGDSVLWLNQLYALPIAPFTALEPLEGDGPYHPPARQTALQSPVSGSFYSPVPDPSRLALSLLFSAAGEILPFDDEGVIHFSAGPKIALSLFRTLMNYDMQAMQGAQHVNGGLERVLTALSVMPSGYVRTLRTWPNGRIDMHFSITLPPASGQRRENLQAVRLFGKIMPLRFYSRLKAHEVFDIHHEDNAGYPVCHNEKNHWQFGRLTGREYHARSAISMAVYSDISIRLYEKLMENLNELCKRTGDLTPVNSLGIAKDADGVDYLTIKPLF, encoded by the coding sequence TTGTCCGCAGCTTTATTCTCCACGGTTATTGCCCCAGTCCGCCGCGCATTGCAGGTGCTCGCACAGGGTTTGATGGCCGTGGCGATGCCCTTCCCCGCCGTCAGCGGCGCCGCGCCCGGCAGGTCTGCCGCTGTTTTGGCGCCGCCGCCGATAAACGCCATTACCGAGGTCGCGGCAACGCTACCGTCCGAAGCCTTGGCCTACCCGGAGACGGTTACGCTAAAAGCGTTGTTGGCGACAAAATTGAACCTGTCATCAGAGACCTTGTTACCACCGGAGACGACCACCCAAAACACGATGTTCCGCGGCCCATTTTGGGCGGCGCCTTATGTTCAGTTACGGCATTACCTGCGGGACAGTTATCCCGCCATAACCAACATTGTGGCGCAGCAGTTGGCCGAGGCCATCAGCCGGCGCTTTGGCGTCTCACTCAATCCGGACCACTGTTTTTTGCATCAAAATGATCCTTCCCGGTCCACGCCTGATTCTCCCGTCAGCCAGGGTCTTGAGGACAGGCCGAAAGGTTCTCTGACCCTCACGGAATTTGCCATCAAAAAATATTTTACCGGCGAGGCGGAAGACCTGGCGGCCCTGGATGATGATTATGGCGTGTATCGCGGCAACGCAAGCGTAACAGGTACCCGGCGCGGCGATCTATTGCCCTTCAAGCCATCGGACCTGGATCCGCTGCTGGACTCTCTGAAGCTGACGGCGGTTTACCAGCATGCCCTGCACCATTACCGGCGCGTCAACCAAGAATTCCATGCCCTGGCGAATCTAATCCATATCGTAAACGGGCTAAGCCACCACCGGGAACAGCCCAGCCCGGGGGATATTGGCATATACATGCAAGCCCTGGGGCTTGGGGAGGACGGCCGCCATCGTTTAAATATCTCTCTTTTTGATATCAACGGCTGTCTCGCTACCGATCTGGCGGTGATAGAAGCGCCGGGGGCGCCGGATGTGCTGCTCTATCTGCCCCGGGCCCAACAGCCCTTTCGCCGCTTTGAAAACGGTGCGGCCATGAGGGAGTGGGTCGTCGGGCAAAGCAGGGACAGCTTCGCACGGCAAGAACTCCTGAAGCACTTTGCCTTGCGGGACAGTAAGGGCAGCGATGTGATCTTCGGACGGTGGGGAGTAGAGCGTTGGTTGGAAAACATCGCGGATTATCCAGAACATATTTGGCAAAACAAAGAAAAAGCCTCCGGACTGCTGTATGAGATAGTGAGCGAACGGCAGCTGGAGCGGGCATGGGCCGATGCCGCTTATTTACCTGACGTTCGGCAAGCCCGGCCGCAGAACGGATATGGCGATTCCGTTCTCTGGCTCAACCAACTCTATGCCTTGCCCATCGCGCCATTCACCGCCCTTGAGCCGCTGGAAGGCGACGGTCCGTATCACCCGCCTGCGCGTCAGACGGCGCTTCAATCGCCTGTTTCTGGTTCGTTCTATTCACCTGTTCCCGATCCGTCTCGGCTGGCGTTATCGTTATTGTTTTCCGCCGCCGGCGAAATACTGCCCTTTGATGATGAAGGTGTTATTCATTTTTCAGCCGGGCCGAAAATAGCGCTGTCGTTATTTCGGACCCTAATGAACTATGATATGCAAGCAATGCAGGGCGCCCAGCACGTCAATGGGGGTTTAGAGCGGGTTTTAACGGCATTATCAGTGATGCCCTCCGGTTATGTCCGCACCCTGCGCACATGGCCTAACGGTAGGATTGACATGCATTTCAGCATCACTCTGCCGCCGGCAAGCGGACAGAGGCGGGAAAATCTCCAGGCCGTCCGCCTGTTTGGCAAGATCATGCCGCTGCGTTTCTATAGCCGGCTGAAAGCCCACGAAGTTTTTGATATTCACCATGAGGACAATGCCGGTTACCCGGTATGCCATAATGAGAAAAACCATTGGCAGTTCGGACGCTTAACCGGCCGTGAATATCACGCGCGGTCGGCGATTTCCATGGCGGTATACAGCGATATTTCCATCAGGCTTTATGAAAAGCTTATGGAAAATTTAAATGAGCTTTGCAAAAGAACCGGCGATTTAACACCGGTAAATAGCCTGGGTATCGCCAAGGATGCTGATGGCGTAGACTATTTAACAATAAAACCATTATTTTGA
- a CDS encoding DUF4310 family protein: MEQEKRGFWYADWSFPIFVGVLSAGIFAGTHMYYLYGIGAFNEVAFVSMLRTGIDTGVYGAVAAFGASFLFARIIEGSLVGILDIGGALQTGVGLGVPALLLGAGIKYPLQNFAASLATGLVLGIVIGCLIILARKFTINQSNSTYGADVMMGAGNASGRFLGPLIILSAITASIPIGLGSLLGALLFYLWNKPITGGAILGAMILGAIFPIAL; the protein is encoded by the coding sequence ATGGAACAAGAAAAACGCGGTTTTTGGTATGCCGACTGGTCTTTCCCGATCTTTGTCGGGGTACTGTCCGCCGGCATTTTCGCCGGTACCCATATGTATTATCTCTACGGCATCGGGGCGTTCAATGAAGTGGCGTTTGTCTCCATGCTGCGCACCGGCATAGATACCGGGGTATACGGCGCGGTGGCGGCCTTTGGCGCCAGCTTTCTGTTTGCCCGCATTATCGAAGGTTCGCTGGTGGGAATCCTGGATATCGGCGGCGCGCTACAGACCGGCGTAGGACTTGGGGTACCGGCGCTGCTGCTGGGGGCCGGCATTAAATATCCGCTGCAGAATTTCGCCGCGTCGCTGGCCACCGGCCTGGTGCTGGGGATAGTTATCGGCTGCCTGATTATCCTGGCGCGCAAGTTCACCATCAACCAGAGCAATTCCACTTATGGGGCGGATGTCATGATGGGCGCGGGTAACGCCTCCGGCCGTTTTCTCGGCCCGCTGATCATCCTGTCCGCCATCACGGCGTCGATCCCTATCGGTTTGGGTTCTCTGCTGGGGGCGCTGCTGTTTTATCTCTGGAATAAGCCCATAACCGGCGGCGCCATTCTGGGCGCGATGATACTCGGGGCAATCTTCCCCATAGCGCTGTAA
- a CDS encoding barstar family protein gives MEKVSFDFSQIPDLPAFYRDFGRQFALSEPRDSNLDELWQTVTRRLPLPVEIEFLHLNGAKKRRFGALILLFDEAEEELEGRLHFNVRG, from the coding sequence ATGGAGAAAGTATCCTTTGATTTCAGCCAGATACCTGATCTACCGGCTTTTTACCGTGACTTTGGCCGTCAGTTCGCGCTGTCGGAACCCCGGGATAGCAACCTTGACGAATTATGGCAAACCGTCACCCGCCGTTTGCCCTTACCGGTGGAAATCGAATTTCTCCATCTGAACGGGGCGAAAAAACGCCGCTTCGGCGCGTTGATACTGTTGTTTGATGAAGCGGAGGAGGAGCTGGAAGGACGGCTGCACTTCAACGTGCGGGGATAG
- the pmbA gene encoding metalloprotease PmbA yields the protein MKLVTQVAEQRKLLENAVAQALELAGAGSDAAEVAVTKTTGIGVSTRYGEVENVEFNSDGALGITVYYQQRKGSASSTDLSPDAIARTVGAALDIARYTSPDPFAGPADKELLAFDAPELDLFHPAELDAERGAELAARAEMIALKADKRITNTEGGNFNSHYSTKVYGNSHGMLSSYNSSRHSISSSVIAESGGNMERNYAYTISRVFEDLRSPEWVGEESARRTLEHLNPRKLDTMQAPVLFAAEVATGLFGHLVGAISGGSVYRKATFLLNDLGKPVLPDWMTIEEYPHLSRGLASSPFDSEGVRTEDRTIVKDGVLQTWLLSSYSARKLGMKTTGHAGGIHNWRIAGRGLDFAGLLKQMDRGLVVTELMGQGVSAITGDYSRGAAGFWVEHGEIQYPVSEITIAGNLRDMLRNIVTVGDDIETRSNIQCGSILLPMMKIAGQ from the coding sequence ATGAAATTAGTCACTCAAGTTGCAGAACAGCGAAAATTATTGGAAAACGCGGTTGCGCAAGCGCTGGAGCTGGCTGGCGCCGGTTCGGACGCGGCGGAAGTCGCGGTGACCAAAACCACCGGCATCGGCGTCAGTACGCGTTATGGCGAGGTGGAAAACGTCGAATTCAACAGTGACGGGGCTTTGGGCATCACCGTTTACTACCAGCAGCGCAAAGGCAGCGCTTCTTCCACCGATTTGAGTCCGGACGCTATTGCGCGCACCGTCGGCGCCGCGCTGGATATCGCCCGTTATACCTCTCCCGACCCGTTCGCCGGGCCGGCGGATAAAGAATTATTGGCCTTCGATGCCCCGGAACTGGATCTGTTCCATCCCGCCGAGCTTGATGCGGAACGCGGCGCGGAGCTGGCGGCGCGGGCTGAGATGATCGCCCTGAAGGCCGATAAGCGTATTACCAATACCGAAGGCGGCAACTTTAATAGCCATTACAGCACTAAAGTTTACGGCAATAGCCACGGTATGCTCAGCAGCTATAACAGCAGCCGCCATTCCATCTCCAGCAGCGTTATTGCGGAAAGCGGCGGGAATATGGAACGCAACTATGCCTATACCATCAGCCGGGTGTTTGAGGATCTGCGCTCGCCGGAGTGGGTGGGTGAAGAGAGCGCGCGTCGCACCCTGGAACACCTCAATCCCCGTAAGCTGGATACCATGCAGGCGCCGGTACTGTTCGCCGCCGAGGTGGCGACCGGGCTGTTCGGCCATCTGGTGGGCGCTATCAGCGGCGGCAGCGTCTATCGTAAAGCCACGTTTTTGCTTAACGATCTGGGTAAACCCGTTTTGCCCGATTGGATGACCATTGAAGAGTATCCTCATTTGTCGAGAGGCCTGGCTTCTTCCCCCTTTGACAGTGAGGGCGTCCGTACCGAGGATCGCACCATCGTTAAAGACGGCGTTTTGCAGACCTGGCTATTAAGCAGTTATTCGGCGCGCAAGCTGGGTATGAAGACCACGGGCCATGCGGGGGGGATACATAACTGGCGCATCGCCGGCCGGGGTCTTGATTTCGCGGGGCTTCTAAAACAAATGGATCGGGGCCTGGTGGTCACCGAGCTGATGGGACAAGGGGTCAGTGCCATAACCGGCGATTACTCCCGTGGTGCGGCCGGTTTTTGGGTCGAACACGGTGAAATTCAGTATCCGGTAAGCGAGATAACCATTGCCGGAAATTTGCGGGACATGCTGCGCAATATTGTAACCGTAGGGGATGATATCGAGACGCGAAGCAATATACAGTGTGGCTCGATATTATTACCGATGATGAAAATCGCTGGTCAATAA